In Neovison vison isolate M4711 chromosome 11, ASM_NN_V1, whole genome shotgun sequence, one genomic interval encodes:
- the LOC122890358 gene encoding uncharacterized PE-PGRS family protein PE_PGRS10-like yields MPPPPMPPPPKPPPSAPPPPAPLTPQSAPPLLPVPPPTLPPPLRRRGHLNLDAACAAQAACATDAVPACLATPPPVPPPLLRLTPSAPPQTPLKPPAEAPAARSPLQRPLALAAQTVAAAEAAAAEAAASEAQAALRREDAFRCTSGFGVEGVRGSSGGGSGISGGDGGDSRGSGFSGGTSGVGDGAEDVSGGTGNVAEEGVKGVSGLGTDKGGGAGSGGFSVVGSSDGADSGFGIASGGADGGGFDGTSGISGGAGSVGCGRGGHTDDGVGGASGIGTDSWTAQAATAWAFRAPAAAVSVAVAAVEQTAASAQTALAAQAVLATQGAAGEQIAARRMAAANWWRGLRKRGQREPEGWQLKKGREGQKDQETCCRQRLLGLEHLHLLKLY; encoded by the exons ATGCCGCCGCCGCCAATGCCGCCGCCACCAAAGCCACCGCCATCTGCACCGCCACCGCCTGCTCCGCTGACGCCGCAGTCTGCACCGCCGCTGTTACCGGTGCCGCCGCCGACTCTGCCGCCGCCGCTTCGCCGCCGCGGCCACTTGAATCTAGACGCCGCTTGTGCAGCCCAGGCCGCTTGCGCCACCGACGCCGTCCCCGCTTGTCTGGCGACGCCGCCACCTGTGCCGCCGCCTCTTCTCCGGCTAACGCCCTCTGCACCGCCTCAGACGCCGCTTAAGCCGCCCGCGGAGGCCCCGGCTGCGCGGTCGCCGCTACAGAGGCCGTTGGCGCTGGCGGCGCAGACAGTGGCGGCGGCGGAAGCGGCGGCGGCGGAAGCGGCTGCGTCAGAGGCGCAAGCGGCCCTGAGGC GGGAAGATGCCTTCCGCTGCACAAGCGGCTTCGGCGTCGAAGGCGTCCGTGGCTCAAGCGGTGGCGGCAGCGGCATAAGCGGCGGCGACGGCGGGGATAGCAGGGGAAGCGGCTTCAGCGGCGGCACAAGCGGCGTTGGTGACGGCGCAGAGGATGTCAGCGGTGGAACCGGCAACGTCGCTGAGGAAGGCGTCAAGGGTGTAAGCGGCCTCGGCACAGACAAGGGCGGCGGTGCAGGCAGCGGCGGCTTCAGCGTCGTCGGTAGCAGCGACGGTGCAGACAGCGGATTCGGCATCGCAAGCGGCGGTGCAGATGGAGGTGGCTTCGACGGAACAAGCGGCATCAGCGGCGGCGCAGGCAGTGTTGGCTGCGGAAGGGGCGGCCACACAGACGATGGCGTCGGCGGTGCAAGCGGCATTGGCACAGACAGCTGGACTGCTCAAGCGGCAACCGCTTGGGCTTTCAGGGCTCCAGCGGCGGCGGTGTCTGTGGCGGTAGCAGCGGTGGAGCAAACAGCGGCGTCTGCGCAGACTGCGTTGGCTGCACAAGCGGTGTTGGCAACTCAAGGGGCGGCTGGGGAGCAGATTGCAGCAAGGCGGATGGCGGCGGCGAATTGGTGGCGGGGGCTGCGCAAGCGAGGGCAGCGGGAGCCCGAGGGCTGGCAACTGAAGAAAggcagag aaggccagaaagaCCAGGAAACCTGCTGCAGACAAAGGCTTTTGGGGTTAGAGCATCTGCACCTTCTGAAGCTGTACTGA